The following proteins are co-located in the Zonotrichia albicollis isolate bZonAlb1 chromosome 1, bZonAlb1.hap1, whole genome shotgun sequence genome:
- the ACBD7 gene encoding acyl-CoA-binding domain-containing protein 7, with protein sequence MTLQADFDGAAEDVKKLKTRPTDEELKELYGFYKQATVGDINIECPGMLDLKGKAKWEAWNLKKGLSKEDAMNAYISKARAMVEKYGI encoded by the exons GCTGACTTTGATGGTGCTGCAGAAgatgtaaaaaaattaaaaacaagacCAACTGATGAAGAACTGAAGGAACTATATGGATTCTACAAACAGGCTACTGTTGGAGATATTAATATTG AATGTCCAGGAATGCTAGATTTGAAAGGCAAAGCCAAATGGGAGGCATGGAACCTGAAAAAAG GTTTATCAAAGGAGGATGCCATGAATGCCTATATCTCTAAAGCAAGAGCAATGGTAGAAAAATATGGGATCTAG
- the OLAH gene encoding S-acyl fatty acid synthase thioesterase, medium chain isoform X1, with protein MEKLVACVQKKPDAVCRLICFPWAGSGTSQLAQWGRLFNDSVEVFCIRLPGRETRLEEPFAKDMTSVVNEITSVLLKELKEKPFAFFGHSFGTYMSFAVALHLKKKYGLEPVHLFMSAAHSPNSAAYLAVKSIVLPDGPNDLLAIMEILGGNFELPHDEDLWRDTALTFKEDAKLFQTCSFEKTEMNIPFSCDITYFCGSDDKIYDAKGWQELTSGDTSFYELPGDHLYLLKPSNESFLIKHMTRSIENGL; from the exons atggaAAAGCTGGTTGCTTGTGTACAAAAAAAGCCAGATGCTGTTTGTAGACTGATTTGCTTTCCATGGGCTGGAAGTGGAACTTCTCAACTTGCTCAGTGGGGGAGACTGTTCAACGACTCAGTTGAAG TGTTCTGTATAAGGCTTCCTGGAAGAGAAACTCGTCTCGAAGAGCCTTTTGCAAAAGACATGACAAGTGTAGTTAATGAAATTACAAGTGTTTTGTTAAAAGAATTGAAAGAAAAACCATTTGCATTTTTTGGTCACAG TTTTGGAACTTACATGAGTTTTGCTGTTGCACttcatctgaaaaaaaagtaTGGACTGGAGCCAGTCCATCTTTTCATGTCAGCAGCACACTCCCCAAAT TCTGCAGCATATCTTGCTGTCAAAAGCATAGTCCTACCTGATGGACCCAATGACCTTCTTGCAATTATGGAGATTCTAGGAGGAAATTTTGAGCTTCCACATGATGAAGACCTTTGGAGGGATACGGCGCTTACTTTCAAAGAAGACGCCAAACTTTTTCAGACGTGTTC ATTTGAGAAGACAGAAATGAATATCCCCTTCTCCTGTGATATTACCTACTTTTGTGGATCTGATGATAAAATATATGATGCAAAAG GTTGGCAAGAACTAACGAGTGGAGATACTTCCTTTTATGAGCTTCCTGGAGATCACCTTTATCTGCTAAAACCCTCTAATGAAAGCTTCTTGATAAAACACATGACAAGAAGCATAGAAAATGGTCTTTGA
- the OLAH gene encoding S-acyl fatty acid synthase thioesterase, medium chain isoform X2 encodes MFCIRLPGRETRLEEPFAKDMTSVVNEITSVLLKELKEKPFAFFGHSFGTYMSFAVALHLKKKYGLEPVHLFMSAAHSPNSAAYLAVKSIVLPDGPNDLLAIMEILGGNFELPHDEDLWRDTALTFKEDAKLFQTCSFEKTEMNIPFSCDITYFCGSDDKIYDAKGWQELTSGDTSFYELPGDHLYLLKPSNESFLIKHMTRSIENGL; translated from the exons A TGTTCTGTATAAGGCTTCCTGGAAGAGAAACTCGTCTCGAAGAGCCTTTTGCAAAAGACATGACAAGTGTAGTTAATGAAATTACAAGTGTTTTGTTAAAAGAATTGAAAGAAAAACCATTTGCATTTTTTGGTCACAG TTTTGGAACTTACATGAGTTTTGCTGTTGCACttcatctgaaaaaaaagtaTGGACTGGAGCCAGTCCATCTTTTCATGTCAGCAGCACACTCCCCAAAT TCTGCAGCATATCTTGCTGTCAAAAGCATAGTCCTACCTGATGGACCCAATGACCTTCTTGCAATTATGGAGATTCTAGGAGGAAATTTTGAGCTTCCACATGATGAAGACCTTTGGAGGGATACGGCGCTTACTTTCAAAGAAGACGCCAAACTTTTTCAGACGTGTTC ATTTGAGAAGACAGAAATGAATATCCCCTTCTCCTGTGATATTACCTACTTTTGTGGATCTGATGATAAAATATATGATGCAAAAG GTTGGCAAGAACTAACGAGTGGAGATACTTCCTTTTATGAGCTTCCTGGAGATCACCTTTATCTGCTAAAACCCTCTAATGAAAGCTTCTTGATAAAACACATGACAAGAAGCATAGAAAATGGTCTTTGA